One Serratia liquefaciens genomic window, CCGCCTGATAAATAACGGATTACCGCTTTTCACTTTATTTTCCGGCTGCTTTCGGTTGATGACCAATCGAAAGGAAAAATAAATATAACCAGTTGATACATATAGTTTTTTATGAATTTATCGGTTGCATTTCATTGTTTCGTTTGCTGTAATTTGCCACGAACAACTGAAAGCACTCCTGTCAGATTAGCTGCGACGCATTGCGCCGCGGCGGGGTATGACTACAGCTAAATCGGGAGTCTCGCGTTAATGATCAATACCGTAAAACGACGGGAATTAATTATCGACCAGCTTTGTCGCGAAGGTTCGGTGCGCGTCGAGCAACTCAGCGCCCAGTTTTCTGTTTCCAGCGTCACCATCCGCAGCGATCTGCGTCAGCTGGAAAAAAGCGGCTGTGCGGTGCGCGCTTATGGCGGCGCAATGCTCAATAAACAGTTTGCCTTCGACCGCCCGTTGCAAGACAAGGGCCGTATCAATCGCGACGTGAAATACGCCATTGCCTGCGCCGCGGCGGAATTGGTCAACGACGGCGATGCCATCATTCTCGACTCCGGCTCCACCACCAGCCAGATGGCACAGCAACTGGCCGGCAAGAAAGACCTGGTGGTGATGACCAATGCGCTGAACATCGCGTTCGAACTGGCCAACAACGAACAGGTTGATCTGATGGTGGTGGGCGGCAGCGTGCGACGCAAATCCTGGTCACTGTATGGCCCGGCGGCGGAGCAGCATATGCGGCAGTTTCGTTTCGACAAGCTGTTTCTCGGCGTCGACGGTTTTGACCTGCTCAGCGGTATCACCACGCCAGATCCCGGTGAAGCGCAGCTCAACCGGGCGATGTGCGACGTAGCACGCGAAGTGATCGCCGTCGCCGATGCCAGCAAATTCGGTCGCACCAGCTTT contains:
- the agaR gene encoding transcriptional repressor AgaR; amino-acid sequence: MINTVKRRELIIDQLCREGSVRVEQLSAQFSVSSVTIRSDLRQLEKSGCAVRAYGGAMLNKQFAFDRPLQDKGRINRDVKYAIACAAAELVNDGDAIILDSGSTTSQMAQQLAGKKDLVVMTNALNIAFELANNEQVDLMVVGGSVRRKSWSLYGPAAEQHMRQFRFDKLFLGVDGFDLLSGITTPDPGEAQLNRAMCDVAREVIAVADASKFGRTSFCMIREIGQIQRLVTDSRIPENYLHALNHLGVDVIIADR